One segment of Desulfobacterales bacterium DNA contains the following:
- a CDS encoding peptidylprolyl isomerase has translation MKRMFVALLCAGMLFAPSLLKAALVDRVVAVVNDEPITLSELNAEGKDFFQQIIEKTPPAELEGALTRARREVLSSLINQRIAAQKAAELGVEVSEQEVDEAYDKVVSGNRMSRREFQRQLAASGRSEQGPRPAIRAQILRSKLVSMEVRSRIVITDEKAREYYDHRYGPDRVSTGYHLLQMGFSWNKGARPADLGAEELAAAKAEARQRAEQVRAQAVAGGNFRELAKAYSDLPSAAEGGDIGTFKQDDMAPHMRETITELKPGEISPLVEIGSGYQFFKLLSTEAGEVAPFESVREEIRDLLYQQELEKQYEKWLKELREQAYIQELL, from the coding sequence GTCAACGATGAGCCGATCACCCTTTCCGAACTGAATGCCGAGGGCAAGGATTTCTTCCAGCAGATCATTGAAAAGACTCCGCCGGCCGAACTGGAGGGGGCCCTGACCCGGGCTCGCCGGGAGGTGCTGTCCAGCCTGATCAACCAGCGGATTGCCGCCCAGAAGGCCGCGGAACTCGGGGTGGAGGTCTCTGAACAGGAGGTGGACGAGGCCTATGACAAGGTTGTCAGCGGCAACCGGATGTCCCGCCGGGAGTTCCAGCGGCAACTGGCCGCCTCGGGGAGAAGCGAACAGGGGCCCCGGCCGGCGATCCGGGCCCAGATCCTGCGCTCCAAGCTGGTTTCGATGGAGGTCCGTTCCAGGATTGTAATCACCGATGAAAAGGCCAGGGAGTACTACGACCACCGCTATGGACCGGACAGGGTTTCCACCGGCTACCATCTCCTGCAGATGGGTTTTTCCTGGAACAAGGGGGCACGGCCGGCGGACCTGGGCGCGGAGGAACTGGCAGCTGCCAAGGCCGAGGCCCGGCAGCGGGCCGAACAGGTCCGGGCCCAGGCCGTGGCCGGCGGCAACTTCCGGGAGCTGGCAAAGGCCTATTCCGATCTGCCCTCGGCCGCGGAGGGCGGCGATATCGGGACCTTCAAGCAGGACGACATGGCCCCCCATATGCGGGAGACCATTACCGAGTTGAAACCCGGGGAGATCAGCCCCCTGGTTGAAATCGGCTCCGGGTACCAGTTTTTCAAGCTTCTCTCCACCGAGGCCGGGGAAGTGGCCCCTTTTGAGTCGGTGCGGGAAGAGATCCGGGATCTGCTCTACCAGCAGGAGTTGGAAAAACAGTACGAGAAGTGGTTGAAAGAGCTGCGGGAGCAGGCCTATATTCAGGAGTTGTTGTAA